A genomic window from Synechococcus sp. CBW1107 includes:
- the cutA gene encoding divalent-cation tolerance protein CutA, with amino-acid sequence MTAPLDTLIAVHTTVANHDDARHLAREVITAGLAACAQLEPIESVYIWKGELVEEPEFRITFKTTRQHLQPLMEMVRGAHPYEIPAITATPQQDPDPDYLSWVIGQTRPREGRGPTPADAVTDRQSTP; translated from the coding sequence ATCGCCGTTCACACCACCGTGGCGAACCACGACGATGCCAGGCACCTGGCGCGGGAGGTGATCACAGCCGGACTGGCGGCCTGCGCCCAGCTCGAGCCGATCGAGAGCGTCTACATCTGGAAGGGGGAGCTGGTGGAGGAACCGGAGTTCCGGATCACCTTCAAGACCACACGGCAGCATCTGCAGCCGCTGATGGAGATGGTCCGTGGGGCCCACCCCTACGAGATCCCCGCGATCACGGCCACTCCCCAGCAGGATCCCGATCCCGACTATCTGAGCTGGGTGATCGGGCAAACGAGACCCCGGGAGGGGAGAGGGCCGACGCCAGCGGATGCCGTCACTGACCGGCAGTCAACGCCGTAG
- a CDS encoding class I SAM-dependent methyltransferase — MNPSALSSGLPMSAPPPPWVDTRTPLGRLIAAVLAVEPMRQLLFLQARRMMIRTAESRGIPWRRRREQLRQAAEPLLAASTDAAVVAPPYYRARFHAYAEGNLCWEAACEAEQATDSVALRVWKEEKQLTPEAAQQRMRDGIYAAIAPSLSAPVRDALDIGCSVGVGTLALADWLEQNGHLGVRVSGLDLSPQMLAVARVRDAAGRITAWHHSAAEATGLPAAGFDLITAQFLCHELPGHASRAVLLEASRLLRPGGVLALVDQDPEADVIRAMPPALATLLKATEPYLEDYFRLDLPAALADTGFTAIRRVASDHRHRVLVATRP, encoded by the coding sequence ATGAACCCCAGCGCCCTCAGCTCCGGCCTACCGATGAGCGCGCCGCCGCCTCCCTGGGTGGATACGCGCACGCCGCTGGGCCGGCTGATCGCCGCGGTGCTGGCGGTGGAGCCCATGCGGCAGCTGCTCTTCCTCCAGGCCCGGCGGATGATGATCCGCACGGCTGAATCGCGGGGCATCCCCTGGCGGCGGCGCCGCGAGCAGCTGCGGCAGGCGGCCGAACCCCTGCTGGCCGCCAGCACGGATGCGGCCGTGGTGGCACCCCCGTACTACCGCGCCCGCTTCCACGCCTATGCGGAGGGAAACCTCTGCTGGGAGGCCGCCTGCGAAGCGGAGCAGGCCACCGATTCGGTGGCCCTGCGGGTGTGGAAGGAGGAGAAACAGCTCACCCCAGAGGCCGCCCAGCAGCGGATGCGCGACGGCATCTACGCCGCGATCGCACCCAGCCTGAGCGCCCCGGTGCGTGACGCCCTCGACATCGGCTGCTCCGTGGGGGTGGGCACCCTGGCCCTGGCCGACTGGCTCGAGCAGAACGGCCACCTCGGCGTGCGCGTGAGCGGACTCGATCTTTCCCCCCAGATGCTGGCCGTGGCGCGGGTGCGCGACGCCGCGGGCCGCATCACGGCCTGGCACCACAGCGCCGCCGAAGCCACGGGCCTGCCGGCGGCAGGTTTCGATCTGATCACCGCCCAGTTCCTCTGCCATGAGCTTCCCGGGCACGCCAGCCGGGCCGTGCTGCTGGAAGCCTCGCGGCTGTTGCGGCCTGGTGGCGTGCTGGCCCTGGTGGACCAGGATCCGGAAGCGGACGTGATCCGCGCCATGCCACCGGCCCTGGCCACCCTGCTCAAGGCCACCGAGCCCTACCTCGAGGATTACTTCCGTCTCGACCTGCCCGCCGCCCTGGCCGACACGGGCTTCACCGCCATCCGCCGGGTGGCCTCCGACCACCGCCACCGGGTGCTGGTGGCCACCCGCCCATGA
- a CDS encoding MoaD/ThiS family protein, with protein MIRVRLFAGLREQAGWGERTMPIPADSPAPTTPATIWRQLGLGEVLPPQVRVAVNQGFAPADQALGPGDEVAFLPPISGG; from the coding sequence ATGATCCGCGTGCGGCTGTTCGCCGGCCTGCGCGAGCAGGCCGGCTGGGGGGAGCGCACCATGCCCATCCCGGCGGACTCTCCAGCGCCCACCACCCCGGCGACCATCTGGCGGCAGCTGGGTCTGGGGGAGGTCCTCCCGCCCCAGGTGCGGGTCGCGGTGAACCAGGGCTTCGCTCCGGCGGATCAGGCCCTCGGTCCCGGGGATGAGGTGGCCTTCCTGCCCCCGATCAGTGGTGGCTGA
- a CDS encoding molybdenum cofactor biosynthesis protein MoaE, whose protein sequence is MAEPHLELVLQLHPACFDPLAALTDWHSSLTAGGTEPPAAEAHFIGRVRGRTADGTRLEALELEHYPGMTEAQIQRLAAAIGHRHGLLAVRVDHRVGRVLPGEAIVLVAVAADRRGPAQRGGQDLLEALKHDAPFWKREWSGGVGRWVQGNTAF, encoded by the coding sequence ATGGCTGAGCCCCACCTCGAGCTCGTGCTGCAGCTCCATCCTGCCTGCTTCGATCCCCTGGCCGCCCTCACGGACTGGCACAGCAGCCTCACGGCCGGAGGCACCGAGCCGCCCGCTGCTGAGGCCCATTTCATCGGCCGGGTGCGCGGCCGCACGGCCGATGGCACACGGCTCGAGGCCCTGGAGCTGGAGCACTACCCCGGCATGACCGAGGCCCAGATCCAGCGGCTCGCCGCCGCCATCGGCCACCGCCACGGGCTGCTGGCGGTGCGGGTCGACCACCGGGTGGGCCGGGTGCTGCCGGGCGAGGCGATCGTGCTGGTGGCCGTGGCCGCCGATCGCCGCGGCCCGGCCCAGCGGGGCGGCCAGGACCTGCTCGAAGCCCTCAAGCACGACGCCCCCTTCTGGAAGCGGGAGTGGAGCGGTGGCGTGGGCCGCTGGGTGCAGGGCAACACGGCGTTCTGA
- the glp gene encoding gephyrin-like molybdotransferase Glp, whose amino-acid sequence MSSSTASPEPYPREGLPLEEARRQVLAALTPLAGSETLPLEQALGRVCAEPVIAREAVPGFRASIMDGYALADPSVPQVGHSWPLLGRSAPGAPYPSPLAEGEAIRILTGAPLPKGATRVLPQELVEADGGRLRLIRAAGENPWIRAADEEAAAGQELLSAGVRLGPADLGRLASCGVAELALRPRPRLGLLISGDELVPAGSARGPGQIWESNGTLLVALLARLGVVVAERRVVADQPAALRGALLGLAAGCDVVVSTGGVSAGDSDWIRPLLAELGSVAFWKLFLKPGRPFAFGDLLGTPFFGLPGNPVAAAITALQLLVPALQRLEGAPVEPLPRLKVRLASGLKRGAGRPELARACLRVGPEGELLAVVEGSQASSRIGSLQGADLLLEIPADLGSLSAGTELWAQLLRLPIF is encoded by the coding sequence ATGAGCAGCAGCACCGCCTCGCCAGAGCCCTACCCCCGCGAAGGCCTGCCCCTTGAGGAGGCCCGCCGCCAGGTGCTCGCGGCCCTCACGCCCCTGGCCGGCAGCGAGACCCTGCCGCTGGAGCAGGCCCTGGGGCGGGTGTGTGCCGAACCGGTGATCGCCCGTGAGGCGGTGCCGGGCTTCCGGGCCTCGATCATGGACGGCTACGCCCTGGCGGATCCGAGTGTCCCGCAGGTGGGACACTCATGGCCCCTGCTGGGCCGCTCGGCCCCCGGCGCTCCTTACCCCAGTCCCCTGGCGGAGGGCGAGGCGATCCGCATCCTCACCGGGGCGCCGCTGCCGAAGGGGGCCACCCGTGTGCTGCCCCAGGAGCTGGTGGAGGCCGACGGGGGGCGCCTGCGCCTGATCCGCGCGGCCGGGGAGAACCCCTGGATCCGCGCCGCCGATGAGGAGGCCGCCGCCGGCCAGGAGCTGCTAAGCGCTGGTGTGCGGCTGGGCCCCGCCGACCTCGGCCGGCTGGCCAGCTGCGGCGTGGCGGAGCTGGCGTTGCGGCCGCGGCCTCGGCTGGGGCTGCTGATCAGCGGCGATGAACTGGTGCCCGCGGGCAGTGCCCGCGGGCCAGGGCAGATCTGGGAGAGCAACGGCACCTTGCTGGTGGCGCTGCTGGCGCGGCTGGGGGTGGTGGTGGCCGAGCGGCGGGTGGTGGCCGATCAGCCCGCCGCCCTGCGCGGGGCTCTGCTGGGACTGGCCGCCGGCTGCGATGTGGTGGTGAGCACCGGCGGTGTGTCGGCAGGCGACAGCGACTGGATCAGGCCACTGCTGGCGGAGTTGGGATCGGTGGCCTTCTGGAAGCTGTTCCTCAAGCCCGGCCGGCCCTTCGCCTTCGGCGACCTGCTGGGCACACCCTTTTTTGGATTGCCGGGCAATCCGGTGGCGGCGGCGATCACGGCGCTGCAGCTGCTGGTGCCGGCGCTGCAGCGGCTGGAGGGCGCGCCGGTGGAGCCGCTGCCGCGCCTGAAGGTGCGCCTGGCTTCCGGGCTGAAGCGCGGTGCCGGCCGGCCCGAGCTGGCCCGGGCCTGTCTGCGGGTGGGGCCCGAGGGGGAGCTGCTGGCGGTGGTGGAGGGCAGCCAGGCCTCTTCACGCATCGGTTCGCTGCAGGGGGCCGACCTGCTGCTGGAGATCCCGGCGGATCTGGGCTCCCTTTCGGCCGGCACGGAGCTGTGGGCGCAGCTGCTGCGCCTGCCGATCTTCTGA
- the moaC gene encoding cyclic pyranopterin monophosphate synthase MoaC produces the protein MIAGMESVPGRLSHLNASGEVHMVEVGDRPASDRRAVAEGFITMDPQVLALVLEGRAPKGDVLAVARVGAIQGAKRTWELIPLCHPIGLTGLEVRIEPSADGRGLRVEAAARTTGPTGVEMEALTAVQVGLLTLYDMVKSADPAMTIGPVRLLSKTGGRHGVWQHPGAAPS, from the coding sequence ATGATCGCCGGCATGGAATCCGTCCCGGGCCGGCTCAGCCACCTCAACGCCAGCGGTGAGGTGCACATGGTGGAGGTGGGCGACCGCCCCGCCAGCGACCGCCGCGCCGTGGCCGAGGGGTTCATCACCATGGATCCGCAGGTGCTGGCGCTGGTGCTCGAAGGCCGGGCCCCCAAGGGGGATGTGCTGGCGGTGGCACGGGTGGGGGCGATCCAGGGCGCCAAGCGCACCTGGGAGCTGATCCCCCTCTGCCACCCCATCGGCCTCACGGGCCTGGAGGTGCGCATCGAGCCCAGCGCCGATGGCCGTGGTCTGCGCGTCGAGGCCGCCGCCCGCACCACCGGGCCCACGGGAGTGGAGATGGAGGCGCTCACCGCCGTCCAGGTGGGCCTGCTCACCCTCTACGACATGGTGAAATCCGCGGATCCGGCCATGACCATCGGCCCGGTGCGGCTGCTGAGCAAGACGGGGGGACGTCACGGCGTCTGGCAGCATCCGGGCGCCGCGCCCTCCTGA